In Sphingobacterium sp. PCS056, the following proteins share a genomic window:
- a CDS encoding two-component regulator propeller domain-containing protein, with protein sequence MKYLFILYLIASFFLPITSAGQQLIGLPLVNNYNKTIYQGGSRTWDIKQDSRGILYFGNSEGLITFDGRYWKSYALPNHTIIRSLWIDDHDRIYVGGQGEFGYFEPAQQGGLTYTSLKALIPEEYRNFADIWNTISFGQSVFFRATNVIFEFKGQKITVHPAAAEWYFMGKVGESLFAQDKKNGLLVYRNHHWSPLLVALPYTDMKISAMIPLGKDRIVISTLNNQNYELKDRALIRLNKEGWEDSYTPSSARIDDSTFVIGNAKDGCHIRHINGKTIQRIGVREGLQNKNISAVFVDQQQYIWVASDNCISVISYGSALRYLRPNLENDVTGLSSLIFDYKLYLSSSNGVYVAPITKGMKDQSRSLSSFSLFPKSDGGEAWLLKELNGHLLLGHNKGLFQVKDQSLIPISNRTGIWNVLPLSSVFPVDHALVGTYQGFELLHYEQGSFHSGGQLRGILDSYRFIEQDDRKTIWASHPYRGIYRMRLAADRQSYQADLFTKKNGLPSDYQNFVFKIKDQVVFATEKGLYRYDYGKHVFVPALDFKVFDGLTIRYLKEDQDGNIWFCTNKSVGVAQFDPKGKTYQLVKFPEMEGMNTSGFDHINTYDKNNIYIVAEKGIIHLNYEKYIKEARKPTVLLSHVTVKSSRDSIIFAGYFPKNLSGNDKKLNAEEPQLASNLNSFQFAFSSPSYGIHEHVEFSYQLVGYDENWSPWAHVSEKSYTNLPSGHYRFQVKI encoded by the coding sequence ATGAAATACCTTTTTATACTGTATCTTATTGCTTCTTTTTTTTTACCGATTACCTCAGCTGGGCAACAGTTAATTGGGTTACCTCTCGTGAATAACTACAATAAAACTATATATCAAGGGGGAAGCCGTACTTGGGATATCAAACAAGATAGTAGGGGAATCCTATATTTTGGCAATAGTGAAGGGCTGATTACTTTTGACGGGAGATATTGGAAATCTTATGCTTTACCTAATCATACCATCATTCGGTCCTTATGGATTGATGACCATGACCGTATTTATGTAGGTGGTCAAGGAGAGTTCGGTTACTTTGAACCTGCTCAACAGGGAGGATTGACCTATACCTCATTAAAAGCACTGATACCTGAAGAATACCGTAATTTTGCCGATATCTGGAATACCATTTCATTTGGGCAGTCTGTTTTTTTTAGAGCGACTAATGTGATTTTTGAATTTAAAGGTCAAAAAATAACGGTGCACCCTGCAGCTGCTGAATGGTATTTTATGGGCAAGGTCGGGGAATCATTATTTGCACAAGATAAAAAAAATGGACTATTGGTCTACCGTAACCATCATTGGTCCCCACTGCTCGTGGCTTTACCTTATACCGATATGAAGATATCTGCCATGATACCACTAGGTAAAGATCGGATTGTTATCTCAACTTTAAATAATCAGAATTATGAGTTGAAAGACAGGGCTTTAATCCGATTAAATAAGGAGGGTTGGGAGGATAGTTATACACCATCCTCAGCTCGAATTGATGATTCAACCTTTGTGATTGGCAATGCAAAAGATGGTTGCCACATACGTCATATCAATGGCAAGACTATACAACGTATCGGTGTAAGAGAAGGATTACAGAACAAGAATATTTCCGCAGTATTTGTGGATCAACAGCAGTATATTTGGGTGGCGAGTGACAATTGCATTTCGGTGATTTCCTACGGATCTGCCTTACGGTATCTGAGACCAAATCTTGAAAATGATGTCACTGGTTTATCTTCCTTAATTTTTGATTATAAATTATATTTATCTTCTTCAAATGGAGTTTATGTGGCTCCTATTACCAAAGGAATGAAAGACCAAAGTCGTTCATTGAGCTCATTTTCGCTTTTTCCAAAAAGTGATGGTGGAGAGGCATGGCTCTTAAAAGAATTAAATGGTCACTTATTACTTGGACATAATAAGGGGCTTTTTCAGGTAAAAGATCAATCTTTAATCCCCATATCCAATCGGACCGGGATTTGGAATGTATTGCCTTTAAGCTCGGTATTTCCGGTAGATCACGCTCTCGTGGGGACTTATCAGGGTTTTGAGTTACTTCATTATGAACAAGGTAGCTTTCATTCTGGAGGACAGCTGCGTGGGATACTTGATTCTTATCGTTTTATAGAGCAGGATGATCGAAAAACAATCTGGGCATCACATCCCTATCGGGGTATTTACCGCATGCGACTCGCAGCAGATAGACAATCGTATCAAGCAGATCTATTTACTAAAAAAAATGGTTTGCCCTCTGATTATCAAAACTTCGTGTTTAAGATCAAAGATCAAGTTGTATTTGCAACAGAAAAGGGGCTTTACAGGTATGATTATGGTAAGCATGTTTTTGTACCTGCACTTGATTTTAAAGTATTTGATGGGCTTACGATTCGTTATTTAAAAGAAGATCAAGATGGAAATATCTGGTTTTGTACAAACAAATCTGTAGGAGTAGCACAATTTGATCCAAAGGGGAAAACGTATCAGCTGGTCAAATTTCCTGAAATGGAAGGAATGAATACCTCTGGCTTTGATCATATCAATACGTATGATAAAAATAATATCTATATCGTTGCGGAAAAAGGAATTATTCACCTTAACTATGAAAAGTATATCAAAGAAGCACGTAAACCAACGGTACTGTTATCACATGTAACTGTAAAATCCAGTCGTGATAGTATTATTTTTGCAGGATATTTTCCTAAAAATTTAAGCGGCAATGATAAGAAATTGAATGCTGAAGAGCCACAACTAGCTTCTAATTTGAATTCTTTTCAATTTGCTTTTTCATCGCCAAGTTATGGAATCCATGAACATGTGGAGTTTAGTTATCAACTGGTCGGGTATGACGAAAATTGGTCTCCATGGGCTCATGTTTCTGAAAAATCATACACCAATCTTCCGAGTGGTCACTACCGTTTTCAAGTGAAAATTTGA
- a CDS encoding helix-turn-helix transcriptional regulator has translation MEQLRYIHQLEIEKSEKEIVKLNNEKLEQEVLLKTKELASASMKLLENSGTLVKVRDELAKLEIGEEESSDLKRVHSLLKDVEKNSANWDQFASHFDELNDGFLNKLKSNHSGLSRNDLKVCAYLKLNFTTKQIAQLQNITVRGVEIHRYRLRKKLPVGKDQSLSDFLNEI, from the coding sequence ATGGAACAGCTTCGGTACATCCATCAACTTGAAATCGAAAAAAGCGAAAAGGAAATCGTAAAACTCAATAATGAGAAACTAGAACAAGAAGTGTTGCTCAAAACCAAGGAGTTGGCAAGTGCAAGTATGAAATTATTAGAAAATTCTGGAACTCTAGTCAAAGTCCGTGACGAATTGGCAAAATTAGAAATCGGAGAGGAAGAGTCATCTGATTTAAAACGTGTCCATAGTTTATTGAAAGATGTGGAGAAAAATAGTGCAAATTGGGATCAATTCGCCTCTCATTTCGATGAGCTCAATGATGGTTTTTTGAATAAGCTAAAGTCCAACCACTCGGGACTATCACGTAATGATTTAAAAGTGTGTGCCTATTTAAAGCTGAATTTCACGACCAAGCAAATCGCGCAATTGCAAAATATTACGGTCAGGGGTGTCGAAATTCACCGTTATCGATTACGTAAAAAATTGCCGGTTGGAAAAGATCAATCATTAAGTGATTTCTTGAATGAAATCTGA
- a CDS encoding ATP-binding protein, whose translation MFKRFFLVFFFLIFILINNSKAQQLIPLDEELYLKQINNLIKSGDTDSIRLNNSLLLSEYWAPTDSLKSRQSLDAVLHSKGKHILSSGLLDYYQAVFYTNQGDKTKAKNLYEEAIRILEKEPQNTEILIKSWYNYAYIQVPEKGYDFLVKTLTEKCIPLSDKSGNKELLAFCYTQLGLTFMSVGDFNKADEYHQKALEKIHQIGPQNTVHLLTYLNMVSNYCYMPDSKTAKRYLDKATLLIQQHPNTQHAANYYYQVAMYYTTIQQVEPALENLRKGITFAKHKKQLKMLQMLNFRMYNIYLVQKDYKKAKALMEGILKEGILTREGINRKIVLTQLASVNEFLGDYKEAYHWMKESSVLTDSIQKQQLLEKMNEYEILHQTSVKQQTINRLEQEKKENQLIARNKSLRTTLLGIALGLSLVIALLAFLNYTNQQKLNDQISVSHRQQLRRIEDERKYEATQAILKGEEQERQRIAQDLHDSMGGMLANIRMTISKDPVGSIDQSNDIIQKLDRSISEMRRISRNLMPETLKNLGLEIALTELCESMSHKNLPIQFEAFDLTENIPFQTQLALYRITQESIGNALKYAQASNIIVQISQNNNLLQLTIEDNGIGFDKKEITEGLGLRNIENRVRLVNGRVDIISSKGEGTTINIECYV comes from the coding sequence ATGTTTAAGCGTTTTTTTTTAGTATTCTTTTTTTTAATTTTCATCCTTATCAATAACAGCAAAGCACAGCAACTCATTCCTTTAGATGAAGAGCTGTACTTAAAACAAATAAATAACCTCATCAAATCAGGTGATACGGATAGTATACGACTGAATAACTCTCTTTTGCTTTCCGAATATTGGGCTCCTACAGATAGTCTAAAAAGCAGGCAGTCGCTTGATGCTGTTTTGCATTCAAAAGGTAAACATATATTGAGTAGCGGTCTTCTAGATTATTATCAAGCTGTTTTCTATACGAATCAGGGGGATAAAACCAAAGCTAAAAATCTGTATGAAGAAGCTATCCGTATCTTGGAGAAAGAACCTCAAAATACAGAGATATTGATTAAATCTTGGTACAATTACGCTTACATTCAAGTGCCTGAAAAGGGATATGATTTCTTAGTAAAAACATTGACAGAGAAATGTATTCCTCTGAGTGATAAAAGTGGAAATAAAGAACTTTTGGCTTTTTGTTACACGCAGCTAGGCTTGACTTTTATGTCTGTTGGAGATTTTAATAAAGCCGACGAATACCATCAAAAAGCACTGGAAAAAATCCATCAGATTGGACCACAGAACACGGTTCACCTGCTTACTTATCTCAATATGGTGAGCAATTATTGCTACATGCCTGATAGTAAGACCGCGAAGCGCTACCTGGATAAAGCAACACTACTGATCCAGCAACATCCAAATACGCAACATGCTGCCAATTATTACTATCAGGTGGCCATGTACTATACGACAATACAGCAGGTTGAACCAGCACTGGAAAATCTGCGCAAAGGAATTACATTCGCTAAGCATAAAAAGCAACTCAAAATGTTGCAGATGTTAAATTTCCGGATGTATAATATTTACCTTGTACAAAAGGATTACAAAAAAGCGAAGGCTTTGATGGAAGGAATTTTGAAAGAGGGAATTTTGACAAGGGAAGGAATAAACCGCAAAATTGTTCTGACGCAATTGGCATCTGTAAACGAATTTTTGGGTGATTATAAAGAAGCTTATCATTGGATGAAGGAATCCAGCGTATTGACTGATAGCATTCAGAAGCAGCAATTATTGGAAAAGATGAATGAGTATGAGATCTTGCATCAAACTTCTGTCAAACAACAAACGATCAATCGTTTGGAACAAGAAAAAAAAGAAAATCAACTTATTGCTCGTAATAAAAGCCTACGGACGACACTTTTAGGGATCGCACTTGGTTTAAGTTTGGTGATTGCGTTGCTGGCTTTTCTCAATTATACAAATCAACAAAAACTCAATGATCAAATCAGTGTAAGTCATCGGCAACAGTTAAGGCGTATCGAGGACGAAAGGAAATATGAGGCTACACAAGCTATTTTGAAGGGCGAAGAGCAGGAGCGGCAGCGCATTGCTCAGGATCTTCATGATAGTATGGGGGGCATGCTGGCGAATATCAGAATGACGATTTCAAAAGACCCCGTCGGAAGTATAGATCAATCAAATGATATTATTCAAAAGTTGGATCGTTCTATTTCCGAAATGCGCAGAATTTCGAGAAACCTGATGCCTGAAACATTGAAAAATCTAGGATTGGAGATCGCATTAACAGAATTGTGTGAGTCGATGAGCCACAAAAATCTTCCTATTCAATTTGAGGCTTTTGATTTAACTGAAAATATCCCCTTTCAAACACAGTTGGCGCTTTACCGTATTACCCAAGAAAGTATCGGTAATGCATTGAAATATGCCCAAGCCAGCAATATTATCGTGCAGATCAGTCAGAATAATAATCTGCTACAGCTCACGATCGAAGATAATGGAATTGGATTTGATAAAAAAGAGATTACGGAAGGTTTGGGATTAAGAAATATTGAAAATCGCGTCCGATTAGTTAACGGAAGGGTTGATATCATTTCATCAAAGGGTGAAGGAACGACTATAAATATCGAGTGTTATGTTTAA